In Ectothiorhodosinus mongolicus, one DNA window encodes the following:
- a CDS encoding Dps family protein: MTQTAQVLAPSAQEAICEALNQCLADAAVATMLAQNFHWNVTGMAFGPLHELFQQMYEDHFAAQDEIAERIKALGGHAEGQLALMLKRSKVVEDAGSSGSEAMIKAMAQAQETLARTMADTASLAEQHGDNLTEDLLIARGQVHEKFAWMMRAYLG; encoded by the coding sequence ATGACACAAACAGCTCAAGTGTTAGCACCATCAGCCCAAGAAGCCATCTGCGAAGCGCTGAACCAGTGCTTGGCCGATGCTGCCGTGGCAACCATGCTGGCACAGAATTTTCATTGGAATGTGACGGGTATGGCTTTCGGGCCTTTGCATGAATTGTTTCAGCAGATGTATGAAGACCATTTTGCGGCGCAGGATGAGATTGCCGAGCGCATCAAGGCCCTGGGTGGACATGCTGAGGGACAATTGGCACTCATGCTCAAGCGCTCAAAGGTGGTTGAAGATGCGGGTAGCTCGGGGTCCGAGGCGATGATCAAAGCCATGGCTCAAGCTCAAGAGACCCTGGCACGCACCATGGCCGATACAGCCAGCTTGGCTGAGCAGCATGGCGACAACCTCACCGAGGATCTATTGATCGCACGAGGGCAGGTGCACGAGAAGTTCGCTTGGATGATGCGTGCATACTTAGGATAA
- a CDS encoding HigA family addiction module antitoxin, with protein sequence MAMHNPPHPGEFILEVYLEPHSMTGRHLASKLGVSPSTLNRILQGRSGISPEMALRLSKALGRSPESWLLMQDNYELWHARQTVDLGSVERVDFCAA encoded by the coding sequence ATGGCAATGCATAATCCCCCGCATCCCGGAGAATTCATCCTTGAGGTTTACCTAGAGCCTCACTCCATGACTGGACGCCATCTGGCCTCGAAGTTGGGTGTTTCACCGTCCACCTTGAATCGAATCTTGCAAGGACGAAGTGGCATTAGCCCGGAAATGGCGCTTCGCTTGTCCAAAGCGCTTGGCCGTTCGCCCGAAAGCTGGTTGCTGATGCAAGATAACTATGAGCTCTGGCATGCTCGACAAACTGTGGATCTGGGATCCGTCGAGAGAGTCGACTTCTGTGCAGCCTAA
- the rnr gene encoding ribonuclease R — protein MPKSKSAGLKDPNFEREASKYERPIPSRELILQVLADSDGPIIFERLADTLQLASDIDLEALRRRVRAMERDGQIVCNRAGGWLPVNQSDLVRGRIIGHADGFGFLVPDEGGDDLFLSPRQMRTLMHGDRAVARVVGVDRRGRREGSVIEVLERNTQQVVGRLHLEGGIGFVVPDNKRLPQDVLVPADGLNGAQSGQIVVARIKQQPSKRSGAIGEIIEILGEHMAPGMEIDIAVRAHGLPFEWPEAVLESADAFGVDIPQEAIQGREDLRELPLITIDGEDSRDFDDAVYCEPAGRGSYRLWVAIADVSHYVRPDDALDQEARVRGTSVYFPERVIPMLPEVLSNGLCSLNPHVDRLCLACCLQINAQGQIRDFSFHEAVMRSQARMTYTKVAQMLIDRRADVIREHEALLPHLEHLYAVYKLLRKARDQRGTIDFETTETKIIFGADRKIERIVAYERNEAHKIIEECMIAANVAAARFLKKHRMPTLYRVHEGPRAEKLADLRQYLGAMGLSLGGGDEPEPQDFARLLESVRERPDAHLVQTALLRSLSQAVYSPELLGHFGLAHEDYLHFTSPIRRYPDLLVHRGIRHVLSGNKPGQFRYTGIDMASLGEHCSMSERRADEASWDVEAWLKCEYMQDRVGEVFEGIVKTVTSFGLFVELSEIYVEGLVHVTSLSRDYYHYDPMAQCLRGERSGRRFHVGDTLRVKVARVNLDDRKIDFVPDEPEPEAKAPSGKRRKRRRR, from the coding sequence ATGCCAAAAAGCAAATCCGCCGGCCTCAAAGATCCCAACTTTGAACGTGAGGCCAGTAAATACGAACGCCCCATCCCCAGTCGCGAATTGATTCTCCAGGTGCTGGCTGATAGTGACGGCCCCATCATCTTTGAAAGACTTGCTGACACCCTGCAACTCGCCTCCGATATTGACCTAGAGGCGCTGCGGCGGCGAGTACGTGCCATGGAGCGCGACGGTCAGATTGTCTGCAATCGCGCGGGCGGTTGGTTGCCGGTGAATCAATCGGATTTGGTGCGCGGCCGCATCATCGGTCATGCCGATGGCTTTGGCTTTTTGGTGCCGGATGAGGGCGGTGATGACTTGTTTCTTTCGCCCAGACAAATGCGCACCCTGATGCATGGGGATCGCGCGGTCGCCAGGGTCGTGGGCGTTGATCGTCGCGGCCGGCGCGAGGGCTCGGTGATTGAGGTGCTTGAGCGCAACACCCAACAGGTCGTGGGGCGTCTGCATTTAGAGGGCGGTATTGGCTTTGTGGTGCCCGATAATAAACGCCTGCCGCAGGATGTGTTGGTGCCGGCCGATGGCCTGAATGGCGCGCAATCCGGGCAGATCGTGGTAGCGCGTATCAAACAACAGCCCTCCAAGCGCAGCGGCGCCATTGGCGAGATTATTGAGATCTTGGGCGAGCACATGGCGCCGGGTATGGAGATCGATATCGCCGTACGCGCTCATGGTCTGCCGTTTGAATGGCCTGAAGCCGTGCTCGAATCAGCGGACGCGTTTGGTGTTGATATTCCCCAAGAGGCGATCCAGGGTCGTGAGGATTTGCGGGAACTGCCGTTAATCACCATTGACGGCGAGGATTCACGGGACTTTGATGACGCGGTGTATTGTGAACCGGCGGGTCGCGGCAGCTACCGACTTTGGGTAGCCATCGCGGATGTCTCTCACTATGTGCGTCCGGATGATGCTTTGGATCAAGAGGCGCGGGTGCGCGGCACTTCGGTATATTTCCCGGAGCGAGTGATACCGATGTTGCCCGAGGTGCTCTCAAACGGCCTGTGTTCTTTAAACCCTCATGTGGATCGCCTGTGTCTGGCGTGCTGCTTGCAGATCAATGCTCAGGGGCAGATCCGGGATTTCAGTTTTCATGAGGCCGTGATGCGCTCGCAGGCGCGCATGACCTATACCAAGGTCGCGCAAATGCTGATCGACAGACGCGCGGATGTGATTCGCGAGCATGAGGCTTTACTGCCGCATCTGGAGCACCTGTATGCGGTCTACAAACTGCTGCGTAAGGCTCGGGATCAGCGCGGCACTATCGATTTTGAAACCACCGAAACCAAGATCATTTTTGGCGCCGACCGCAAGATCGAGCGCATTGTGGCCTATGAGCGCAATGAGGCACATAAGATCATTGAGGAGTGCATGATCGCTGCCAATGTGGCGGCTGCACGGTTTTTGAAAAAGCACCGCATGCCAACCCTGTATCGCGTGCATGAAGGGCCGCGCGCTGAGAAGTTGGCGGACCTGCGCCAGTACCTGGGGGCTATGGGTTTATCGCTGGGCGGCGGTGATGAGCCCGAGCCGCAGGATTTTGCGCGGTTGTTGGAGTCGGTGCGTGAGCGTCCAGATGCGCATTTAGTACAAACCGCGCTGCTGCGTTCCCTGTCGCAGGCAGTCTACAGCCCTGAGCTTTTGGGGCACTTTGGTTTGGCGCATGAGGACTATCTGCATTTCACCTCACCGATTCGCCGCTATCCCGATCTTTTGGTGCATCGCGGTATTCGCCATGTGCTCTCAGGAAATAAACCCGGGCAGTTTCGCTACACGGGCATCGATATGGCCTCCTTGGGCGAGCATTGCTCCATGTCAGAGCGGCGCGCGGATGAGGCTTCATGGGATGTCGAGGCTTGGCTTAAGTGCGAGTACATGCAAGATCGGGTGGGTGAGGTATTCGAAGGGATTGTCAAAACCGTCACCTCGTTTGGCTTGTTTGTTGAGTTGAGTGAGATTTATGTCGAAGGGCTGGTGCACGTCACCAGTTTGTCGCGCGATTACTATCACTATGACCCCATGGCGCAGTGTCTGCGCGGTGAGCGCAGCGGCCGACGTTTTCATGTGGGCGACACTCTGCGGGTCAAGGTGGCCCGGGTAAATTTGGATGATCGCAAGATCGACTTTGTACCGGATGAGCCTGAACCTGAGGCCAAAGCCCCTTCCGGAAAACGTCGTAAACGCCGTAGGAGATAG
- a CDS encoding type IV toxin-antitoxin system AbiEi family antitoxin domain-containing protein, which produces MSNDIHNLSAKELFDLARKREQEEWEKTRSERQAKIRALRAERKSLQKRQAKALKQIQQAHAAELATIDSQIAELTGKSAAKGARRAATAGVTATGAVMDYLGEAQQASSKAIKAAMEDMGAPTQHVSQTLAYLVRQGQIERLSRGLYRVAA; this is translated from the coding sequence ATGAGTAATGATATCCACAATTTATCTGCCAAAGAGCTGTTTGACCTGGCGAGAAAGCGTGAACAAGAAGAGTGGGAAAAGACCCGCTCCGAGCGCCAAGCTAAGATCCGTGCGCTGCGTGCAGAACGCAAAAGCCTGCAGAAACGCCAGGCCAAAGCACTGAAACAGATCCAACAGGCCCATGCCGCAGAACTCGCTACGATCGACTCTCAAATCGCTGAGCTCACCGGTAAATCCGCTGCCAAAGGCGCCCGACGGGCCGCCACCGCTGGTGTCACCGCCACCGGCGCGGTGATGGATTATCTCGGTGAAGCCCAGCAGGCCAGCTCCAAGGCCATCAAGGCAGCCATGGAAGATATGGGTGCGCCCACCCAGCATGTGTCCCAGACGCTGGCTTATCTCGTCCGCCAAGGGCAGATCGAGCGCCTGTCGCGCGGTCTGTATCGCGTCGCTGCTTAA
- a CDS encoding helix-turn-helix transcriptional regulator, which translates to MPQNKIHFTLARQWELLKQLPARGEGRSSAELTDTLVSAGFKVSKRQIERDLWELEERFPIDCNMDVRPYLWRWAEDASFDLPGLSLAEALSLRLIEETLTPVLPQSIMSVMQARFSRAREYLDNSPQLRLSRWVDKVQTIHPNLPMQVPDVDPTVLETVQAALIGDKQLVVEYFSLKSDEYREMTLNPLGFVQRGSISYLVATVDGYGDVRLFAIHRMRKATALSLSAQRPEGFNLETYIREGALEFGNGQTIQIELKVEGPLSRVLAETPLSADQELKPNGGDYYLTATVIDSWQLDWWLLSQIDHIEVVAPVALRQSIAERLQKGVSKHR; encoded by the coding sequence TGCCGCAGAACAAAATACACTTTACCCTCGCGCGTCAATGGGAGTTGCTAAAGCAGTTGCCGGCCCGTGGGGAGGGGCGTAGCTCCGCTGAGTTGACGGATACCCTAGTCAGCGCCGGCTTCAAGGTCAGTAAGCGCCAGATCGAGCGAGACCTGTGGGAATTGGAAGAGCGCTTTCCGATTGACTGTAATATGGATGTGCGGCCTTATCTGTGGCGCTGGGCTGAGGATGCGAGCTTTGATCTGCCGGGCTTGTCTTTGGCTGAGGCGCTGTCTTTGCGCTTGATCGAAGAGACGCTCACCCCGGTGCTGCCCCAGTCGATTATGTCGGTGATGCAGGCGCGCTTTAGCCGTGCCCGGGAATATCTGGACAACAGTCCTCAACTGAGGCTCTCTCGCTGGGTGGATAAAGTGCAGACCATTCATCCCAACCTGCCGATGCAGGTCCCTGATGTTGATCCTACCGTGCTTGAAACCGTTCAAGCTGCGCTAATCGGCGATAAACAACTCGTCGTTGAGTACTTCAGCCTCAAGTCCGACGAGTATCGCGAGATGACTTTGAACCCGCTGGGTTTTGTGCAGCGAGGGTCCATTAGTTATCTGGTGGCCACGGTGGATGGCTATGGGGATGTGCGCCTGTTTGCGATTCATCGTATGCGTAAAGCAACAGCGCTGAGCCTATCGGCCCAGCGCCCCGAAGGCTTTAATCTCGAGACCTATATTCGCGAGGGTGCTTTAGAGTTTGGCAATGGCCAGACTATTCAGATTGAGCTCAAGGTGGAGGGGCCGCTGAGTCGAGTGCTGGCGGAAACGCCGCTGTCTGCGGATCAAGAGCTCAAGCCTAATGGTGGGGATTACTACCTGACTGCCACGGTCATCGATTCCTGGCAGCTGGACTGGTGGTTGTTATCGCAGATTGATCACATTGAAGTGGTTGCTCCGGTGGCGCTGCGTCAGTCCATTGCTGAGCGTCTGCAAAAAGGGGTCAGTAAGCATCGCTAG
- a CDS encoding DUF3293 domain-containing protein has product MSIQQAYRDAEYWVLADQRFCLAIDVPSHSLQRLYKRYGVTCSALLTAFNPQSERLKDDLNQSRQHSLLKRLRSMGLNTCPAINSDPKGVWPDEESVLVFGIERHDAETLARQFQQKAFLWIGDDWRPQLIWI; this is encoded by the coding sequence ATGAGTATCCAGCAGGCTTATCGGGACGCCGAATACTGGGTCTTAGCGGATCAGCGGTTTTGTCTTGCGATCGATGTGCCCAGCCACTCTTTGCAGCGGCTGTATAAACGGTATGGTGTGACTTGTAGCGCGCTATTGACCGCCTTTAATCCGCAAAGTGAGCGATTAAAGGATGATCTTAATCAGTCTCGACAGCATTCTTTGCTCAAAAGGCTGCGGTCCATGGGATTGAATACTTGTCCGGCGATAAACTCTGATCCAAAAGGCGTATGGCCAGACGAAGAAAGTGTTTTGGTCTTTGGTATAGAGCGCCATGATGCCGAGACGCTGGCTAGGCAGTTTCAACAAAAAGCTTTTTTGTGGATTGGTGATGATTGGCGTCCGCAACTTATTTGGATCTAA